A window of Patagioenas fasciata isolate bPatFas1 chromosome 5, bPatFas1.hap1, whole genome shotgun sequence contains these coding sequences:
- the LOC136102693 gene encoding proto-oncogene Mas-like: MDPHPNITIRGPVTVFPALVESMVYRDGHNETMCFAEHIPEIVTGAITLLICLCGLVGNGTILWLLGFRIKRNPFTAYLLNLAVADACLLLCTAAFLVIYHMPMLGCFQPALLRVLPLFHSMVLLTYSTSLYLLTAISVERCVGVLWPFWCRCHRPKPLSAITCSLLWVLAGVLAGLVYFVCDLGHSEHCWMVLGTLCFLNFCFFTPFMVLSNVIVFIKLRRSSWQHHAARLYTVIFLTVLFFLLFGIPLSVQIFLNFFVYTNFVFEICLLLASVNSSINPVIYVLVGSYGKSEFRGSVRVALQRVFEDRADFQEVGETPVMGIAA, translated from the coding sequence atGGATCCGCATCCCAACATCACAATCCGTGGCCCTGTTACAGTGTTCCCAGCGCTTGTGGAGAGCATGGTCTACAGGGATGGACACAACGAGACCATGTGCTTTGCAGAACACATCCCTGAAATCGTCACCGGTGCCATCACGCTGCTCATCTGCCTCTGCGGGCTGGTGGGGAACGGGACCATCCTCTGGCTCCTCGGCTTCCGCATCAAGAGGAACCCTTTCACTGCTTATCTCTTGAACCTGGCCGTGGCCGACGCTTGCCTTCTGCTCTGCACGGCGGCTTTCCTTGTGATATACCACATGCCCATGCTCGGCTGCTTCCAGCCTGCGCTCCTGCGGGTGCTGCCGCTCTTCCACTCCATGGTGCTGCTCACCTACAGCACCAGCCTCTATCTCCTCACGGCCATCAGCGTGGAGAGGTGTGTGGGTGTCCTCTGGCCCTTCTGGTGCCGATGCCACCGCCCGAAGCCCCTCTCAGCCATCACGTGCAGCCTGCTGTGGGTCCTGGCCGGTGTCCTCGCTGGGCTGGTGTACTTTGTGTGTGACCTGGGTCACTCCGAACACTGCTGGATGGTCCTTGGAACCTTGTGTTTCCTCAATTTCTGCTTCTTCACTCCCTTTATGGTTCTTTCCAATGTGATAGTGTTCATCAAGCTCCGACGTAGCTCTTGGCAACACCACGCAGCGAGGCTCTACACCGTCATCTTCCTCACtgttctcttcttcctcctctttggcATCCCTCTCAGTGTCCAGATCTTCCTCAACTTCTTTGTCTACACGAATTTTGTCTTTGAGATCTGCCTCTTGCTGGCCTCTGTCAACAGCAGCATCAACCCGGTGATTTATGTCCTGGTTGGGAGCTACGGCAAGTCCGAGTTCAGGGGATCCGTCAGGGTGGCTCTTCAGAGGGTCTTTGAAGACAGGGCAGACTTCCAAGAGGTGGGTGAGACCCCTGTGATGGGAATTGCTGCCTAA
- the LOC136102636 gene encoding proto-oncogene Mas-like has translation MSTLILAMERAGAACWSQLGGTVRSAGSYEDDDYSKTDCEDDHLSKVPITLLICLCGLVGNGAVLWFLGSQDRRNPIIICVLNLAIADITFLFSVTIALVIFYGSETLCHRLNWQNVATVLNTTILFSFTASVYLLTAFSAMTSLSILPLVRGPCHRSQHLPVLVCALLWVLSFLLTITLYFCPAALIVFALSHLLSVLILIFSALTLLARLLCSSCQHPPRKLCVAVLLVVFFFPFFTADFGYWLLLRLFDFSVFVSDASLPLTCVNSSINPVIYFLTGSCAKKFTLSVRVAFQRAFEDGTEPQNRGETLRENTVEAAV, from the coding sequence ATGAGCACATTGATCTTGGCCATGGAAAGAGCCGGCGCTGCCTGCTGGAGCCAGCTCGGTGGGACGGTGAGGTCGGCTGGCTCGTATGAGGACGATGACTACAGCAAGACAGACTGTGAAGATGATCATTTGAGCAAAGTCCCTATCACACTGCTCATCTGTCTCTGTGGGCTGGTGGGGAACGGGGCTGTCCTCTGGTTCCTCGGCTCCCAAGACCGCAGGAACCCCATCATCATCTGCGTCCTAAACCTGGCCATCGCCGACATCACCTTCCTCTTCTCCGTCACCATTGCCCTTGTGATATTTTATGGCTCAGAGACCCTTTGTCACAGGCTGAACTGGCAGAACGTGGCAACTGTGTTGAACACCACCATCCTCTTCAGTTTCACCGCCAGTGTCTACCTCCTGACAGCCTTCAGTGCCATGACGTCCCTGTCCATCCTTCCGCTGGTCCGTGGTCCCTGTCACCGCTCCCAGCACTTGCCAGTGCTTGTGTGTGCCCTGCTCTGGGTCCTCTCCTTCCTGCTCACCATCACCCTGTACTTCTGCCCTGCAGCGCTCATCGTCTTTGCCCTGAGCCACCTCCTATCGGTGCTTATCCTGATATTTTCTGCTTTAACCCTGCTTGCCAGGCTCTTGTGCTCTTCGTGTCAACATCCTCCAAGGAAGCTCTGTGTTGCGGTCCTGCTGGTtgtcttcttcttccccttcttcactGCTGATTTTGGTTACTGGCTCTTGTTAAgactgtttgatttttctgtttttgtctcTGATGCCTCTCTCCCTCTCACCTGTGTGAACAGCAGTATCAACCCCGTTATTTACTTCTTGACTGGGAGCTGTGCAAAGAAGTTCACGCTCTCTGTCAGGGTTGCTTTCCAGAGGGCTTTTGAAGATGGAACAGAGCCCCAAAACAGAGGCGAAACTCTCAGAGAAAACACAGTGGAAGCAGCTGTTTAA
- the LOC136101836 gene encoding uncharacterized protein codes for MGPGRDRAEGWQPVLGTAGDGDLPGAGWGWRGAVGRDGECWERPWPSCPSPPSSLLGAGGRGRSWPPRAGSFAMEQTTTTEHYPVYMDYTYVYYWPFTPCQFILDDTRLIMAFFCTVICLCGLVGNMSVMWFLGFHMKKSPFTVYVLNLAIADFSLLLFLLAILMLYIFPNVYCVFYSIHYDLTLEIMPILFLFWYFASMYLLTAISIERCLSGLFPIWYRCHRPRHLSGIVCGVLWALAGLFASLLIIYNRTSFSTYLETLRYVCIGNSSVFSLLPLFSNLFLLIKVRCCSERRRPGRLYVAILLSAIFLFLFGFPLSVSILLGPFYLQSFYLPVSCLLTSLNSSVNPLIYFLVGSWRQRRFQGSIKVAFRRVFEEKVKNEKKIHVQGDTRVMTTPVEGLLVQHQETTRSPLHGGTEQEERAGGKGRSWPPRAVSLTMDQTNITELYLDYTDYTYAYYWPFTPCQFILDDARLVMAFVSVVICLCGLVGNMLVLWFLGFHMKKSPFTVYVLNLAIADFSLLLFLLVILTLFIIPNFSCVFSSEYDFTLAVMPILFLFWYFASMYLLTAISIERCLSGLFPIWYRYHRPRHLSGTVCGGLWALAGFFASLLLICNRTSMHTYLEVLNFVCIGNSVVFSVLPLFSNLFLFIKVRCVSQRRRPGRLYIAILLSAIFLFLFGFPLNVAILLGPFYLQSFYLPVSYLLSSLNSSVNPLIYFLVGSCQKCHFHGSLNDAFRRVFEEKAKNEEKIHVPRVTTAVTTLAACPPPDKVLTHTPGSEGCGDTSSMGVVMVAHVSVGLMPLDGRRVVRITPSILVLLPKEWMRSRHTRNGHRPQVTVAK; via the exons atgggtcctggcagggacagggctgaggGGTGGCAGCCTGTCCTGGGCACGGCAGGGGACGGGGACCTTCCTGGTGCAGGCTGGGGCTGGCGTGGGGCCGTGGGGAGAGATGGCGAGTGCTGGGAGCGCCCATGGCCCTCATGTCCTTCTCCTCCCTCGTCTCTCCTAGGAGCTGGTGGGAGAGGGAGAAGTTGGCCACCCAGAGCAGGCTCATTCGCCATGGAGCAGACCACCACAACAGAGCACTATCCGGTCTACATGGATTATACATATGTATACTACTGGCCGTTTACTCCATGTCAGTTCATACTAGATGATACGAGGCTGATAATGGCATTTTTCTGTACTGTGATTTGCCTGTGTGGACTTGTGGGGAATATGTCGGTCATGTGGTTCCTGGGCTTCCACATGAAGAAGAGCCCCTTCACCGTTTATGTCCTGAACTTGGCCATCGCTGACTTctctctgctcctcttccttcttgctatACTTATGTTATACATTTTCCCAAATGTCTACTGTGTTTTTTACTCAATTCATTATGATTTGACCCTTGAAATCATGCCAATCCTGTTTCTGTTCTGGTACTTTGCCAGCATGTATCTCCTGACAGCCATCAGCATTGAGCGGTGCCTGTCAGGTTTGTTCCCAATCTGGTACCGGTGCCACCGCCCAAGGCACTTGTCAGGCATCGTGTGTGGGGTGCTCTGGGCTCTCGCCGGACTTTTTGCTTCTTTGCTCATAATTTATAATCGCACTTCTTTTAGTACATATTTAGAAACATTAAGATATGTATGCATTGGGAATTCTTCCGTCTTCTCTTTGCTGCCACTATTTTCCAACCTTTTCCTGCTCATCAAAGTGCGATGTTGTTCAGAGAGACGACGCCCAGGGAGACTCTACGTTGCCATCCTGCTCAGTGCGATCTTCTTGTTCCTCTTTGGGTTTCCTCTCAGTGTGTCAATTTTGCTTGGTCCTTTTTATCTGCAATCTTTCTACCTTCCTGTTTCTTGCCTCTTGACATCACTGAACAGCAGCGTCAACCCGCTCATCTACTTTCTGGTGGGGAGCTGGCGGCAGCGCCGGTTCCAGGGTTCCATCAAAGTCGCCTTCCGACGAGTGTTTGAAGAGAAAGTGAAGAATGAGAAGAAGATCCACGTGCAAGGGGACACCAGAGTGATGACCACTCC GGTGGAGGGTCTCCTGGTCCAGCACCAGGAAACCACCAGAAGCCCCTTGCATGGTGGGACAGAGCAGGAGGAga GAGCTGGTGGGAAAGGAAGAAGTTGGCCACCCAGAGCAGTCTCACTCACCATGGACCAGACCAACATAACAGAGCTCTATCTGGACTACACGGATTATACATATGCATACTATTGGCCATTTACTCCATGTCAGTTCATACTAGATGATGCGAGGCTGGTAATGGCATTTGTATCTGTTGTCATTTGCCTGTGTGGACTTGTGGGGAATATGTTGGTCTTGTGGTTCCTGGGCTTCCACATGAAGAAGAGCCCCTTCACCGTTTATGTCCTGAACTTGGCCATCGCTGACTTctctctgctcctcttccttcttgttaTACTTACATTATTCATTATTCCAAATTTCTCCTGTGTTTTCTCTTCCGAATATGATTTTACCCTTGCTGTCATGCCAATCCTGTTCCTGTTCTGGTACTTTGCCAGCATGTATCTCCTGACAGCCATCAGCATTGAGCGGTGCCTGTCAGGTTTGTTCCCAATCTGGTACCGGTACCACCGCCCAAGGCACTTGTCAGGCACCGTGTGTGGTGGGCTCTGGGCTCTCGCTGGATTTTTTGCTTCTTTGCTTCTCATTTGTAATCGCACTTCTATGCACACGTATTTAGAAGTATTAAATTTTGTATGCATCGGGAATTCCGTCGTTTTCTCTGTGCTGCCACTGTTTTCCAACCTTTTCCTGTTCATCAAAGTCCGATGTGTCTCACAGAGACGACGCCCAGGGAGACTCTACATTGCCATCCTGCTCAGTGCGATCTTCTTGTTCCTCTTTGGGTTTCCTCTCAATGTGGCCATTTTGCTTGGTCCTTTTTATCTGCAATCTTTCTACCTTCCTGTTTCTTACCTCTTGTCATCACTGAACAGCAGCGTCAACCCGCTCATCTACTTTCTGGTGGGGAGCTGCCAGAAGTGCCATTTCCATGGCTCTTTGAACGACGCCTTCCGACGAGTGTTTGAAGAGAAAGCGAAGAATGAGGAGAAGATTCACGTGCCTCGGGTCACTACGGCAGTGACCACTCT ggctGCGTGTCCTCCCCCAGACAAGGTGCTCACCCACACCCCAGGCTCGGAGGGCTGCGGGGACACCTCCAGCATGGGGGTGGTGATGGTTGCACACGTATCTGTGGGGCTGATGCCTCTAGATGGCAGGAGAGTGGTGCGGATCACACCGAGCATCCTTGTTCTTCTGCCTAAAGAGTGG ATGAGGAGCAGGCACACCAGAAACGGACACAGACCTCAGGTCACGGTTGCGAAATAG
- the LOC136102552 gene encoding proto-oncogene Mas-like, whose product MEEINTTELYLDYMSSRYVDYGENITYECPTVLYGLKVFGAVCVGISLCGLVGNGVVLWFLGSHMKKSPFTVYVLNLAIADFSLLLLLGMLTLYVITDFYCNFSSEWIHWIIYIMSNLILFLYFTSMYLLTAISIERCLSVLFPIWYRCHRPRHLSGIVCGVLWALAGLLGSLLIISIFTSPVTYSKLLRYINLGNTLIFSLLPLFSNLFLFFKLRCGSERRRPGRLYIAILLSAILLFLFGFPLSLVMLLASSYHIGSIYLDISSLLISLNSSVNPFIYFLVGSYRQHRFQRSVKVAFRRVFEERVTSEEENHEPEDTMAVTTL is encoded by the coding sequence ATGGAGGAGATCAACACAACAGAGCTCTATCTGGACTACATGAGTTCGAGATATGTGGACTATGGGGAAAATATCACATATGAATGCCCAACAGTACTTTATGGACTGAAAGTCTTTGGAGCTGTGTGTGTGGGGATTTCTCTCTGTGGACTTGTGGGGAATGGGGTAGTGCTGTGGTTCCTGGGCTCCCACATGAAGAAGAGCCCCTTCACAGTTTATGTCCTGAACCTGGCCATTGCTGATTTCTCTCTACTTCTCCTCCTTGGTATGCTTACGTTGTATGTCATTACAGATTTCTATTGTAATTTCTCATCGGAATGGATTCATTGGATCATTTATATCATGTCAAATCTGATTCTGTTTTTGTACTTTACCAGCATGTATCTCCTGACAGCCATCAGCATTGAGCGGTGCCTGTCTGTCTTGTTCCCAATCTGGTACCGGTGCCACCGCCCAAGGCACTTGTCAGGCATCGTGTGTGGGGTGCTCTGGGCTCTCGCCGGACTTTTGGGTTCTTTGCTTATCATTTCTATTTTCACTTCTCCTGTAACATATTCAAAACTATTACGATATATAAACCTTGGAAATACTCTCATTTTCTCTTTACTGCCGCTGTTTTCCAACCTTTTCCTGTTCTTCAAACTCCGATGTGGTTCAGAGAGACGACGCCCAGGGAGACTCTACATTGCCATCCTGCTCAGTGCAATCTTATTGTTCCTCTTTGGGTTTCCTCTCAGTTTGGTGATGTTGCTTGCTAGTTCTTATCACATCGGCTCAATCTACCTTGATATATCTTCCCTCTTGATATCGCTAAACAGCAGCGTCAACCCATTCATTTACTTTCTGGTGGGGAGCTACCGGCAGCACCGGTTCCAGCGCTCTGTCAAAGTCGCCTTCCGACGAGTGTTTGAGGAGAGGGTGACAAGCGAGGAGGAGAACCATGAGCCTGAGGACACCATGGCAGTGACCACTCTGTAA
- the LOC136102632 gene encoding LOW QUALITY PROTEIN: proto-oncogene Mas-like (The sequence of the model RefSeq protein was modified relative to this genomic sequence to represent the inferred CDS: deleted 1 base in 1 codon) has protein sequence MKETNTTELSLNDPTSGYMKYGENITYECPTLPYALKVLGAVSVGTSLCGLVGNGVVLWFLGFHMKKSPSTVYVLNLAIADFSLLLLFLGMLTLCFITEFHCNFSWEWNSWIVYIMIIVILFWYFASMYLLTAISIERCLSGLFPAWYWYHRPRHLSGTVCGVLWALAGLLVSLLVIYSLSSRETYSKLLYDIGLGNSLIFSLLPLFSNLFLFIKLHCLSQRQRSGRLYVAILLNAIFLFLFGFPLSLFIWLVSSYYLDSTYLEISALSPSLNNSINPFIYFLVGSYRQRRFQRSVKVAFRRVFEENVTSEEENHEPGDTAVETTL, from the exons ATGAAGGAGACCAACACAACAGAGCTGTCTCTGAATGACCCGACTTCTGGATATATGAAGTATGGGGAAAATATCACATATGAATGCCCAACATTACCTTATGCACTGAAGGTCTTAGGAGCTGTCAGTGTGGGGACTTCTCTCTGTGGACTTGTGGGGAATGGCGTAGTTCTGTGGTTCCTGGGCTTCCACATGAAGAAGAGCCCCTCCACAGTTTATGTCCTGAACCTGGCCATCGCTGATTTCTCTCTACTCCTC CTCTTCCTTGGTATGCTTACGTTATGTTTTATTACAGAATTCCACTGTAATTTCTCATGGGAATGGAATAGCTGGATTGTTTATATCATGATAATTGTGATTCTGTTCTGGTACTTTGCCAGCATGTATCTCCTGACAGCCATCAGCATTGAGCGGTGCCTGTCAGGTTTGTTCCCAGCCTGGTACTGGTACCACCGCCCAAGGCACTTGTCAggcaccgtgtgtggggtgctcTGGGCTCTCGCCGGACTTTTGGTTTCTTTGCTTGTTATTTATTCTCTTTCTTCTCGTGAAACATATTCAAAACTATTATACGATATAGGCCTTGGGAATTCTCTCATTTTCTCTTTACTGCCACTATTTTCCAACCTTTTCCTGTTCATCAAACTCCATTGTTTGTCTCAGAGACAACGGTCAGGAAGACTCTATGTTGCCATCCTGCTCAATGCGATCTTCTTGTTCCTCTTTGGGTTTCCTCTCAGTTTGTTCATTTGGCTTGTTAGTTCTTATTATCTTGACTCAACCTACCTTGAAATATCTGCGCTGTCGCCATCACTAAACAACAGCATCAACCCGTTCATTTACTTTCTGGTGGGGAGCTACCGGCAGCGCCGGTTCCAGCGCTCTGTCAAAGTCGCCTTCCGACGAGTGTTTGAAGAGAACGTGACAAGCGAGGAGGAGAACCATGAGCCTGGGGACACTGCGGTGGAGACCACCCTGTAA
- the LOC136102720 gene encoding proto-oncogene Mas-like, translating into MNISTATIFPPTITGQAHGTNQSGAVGKAEASYAVLKFMESFCLISAACGMVGNGMVIWYLGFRIRRNHFTVYILNLAAADFGYLLCIAVETVQYLMQFNVGVQFGLFLFLDLFMYGTGLYLLTAISIERCLSVLCPIWCRTHRPKLLSGVISGLLWGLSLMLNMLGYILCTIRPTAKTCRLLLITIGTLDFLFCTPLMVLFSLILFLRVKCSSQHIRTGRLFTIIMLTVLFFIIFAVPLSVLILFDFLGYKFLYSPEIGFVLSCVNSTLNPIIYFLVGSYRDRRIKFTLRLAFQRAFEDSADDKDERETRDTITMSS; encoded by the coding sequence ATGAATATTTCAACTGCGACAATCTTCCCTCCAACCATAACCGGCCAAGCTCACGGGACTAATCAAAGCGGGGCCGTGGGAAAGGCAGAGGCGTCCTATGCGGTCCTCAAGTTCATGGAGAGCTTCTGCCTCATCAGCGCGGCCTGCGGGATGGTGGGGAACGGCATGGTCATCTGGTACCTCGGCTTCCGCATCCGCAGAAACCACTTCACCGTCTACATCCTGAACCTGGCCGCCGCCGATTTTGGGTACCTCCTCTGCATCGCCGTCGAGACGGTCCAGTACCTGATGCAGTTCAACGTGGGGGTGCAGTTTGGGCTGTTCCTCTTCTTGGATCTTTTCATGTATGGGACCGGCTTGTATCTCCTGACCGCTATCAGCATCGagaggtgtctgtctgtcctttgtCCGATCTGGTGCCGAACCCACCGCCCGAAGCTCTTGTCCGGCGTCATCTCCGGCCTGCTCTGGGGTCTCTCCCTGATGCTGAACATGCTCGGGTACATTTTGTGCACCATTCGCCCCACTGCCAAGACTTGCCGCCTCCTGCTCATCACCATCGGGACCTTGGACTTCCTCTTCTGCACGCCCCTCATGGTGCTCTTCAGCCTGATCCTCTTCCTCAGAGTCAAGTGCAGCTCCCAACACATCCGAAcgggcaggctcttcaccatCATCATGCTCACCGTCCTCTTCTTCATCATTTTCGCCGTGCCCTTGAGCGTCCTGATCCTCTTTGACTTCTTGGGCTACAAATTCCTCTACTCCCCGGAGATCGGCTTTGTGCTGTCCTGCGTGAACAGCACCCTCAACCCCATCATTTACTTCCTCGTGGGGAGCTACAGGGATCGGAGAATCAAGTTCACCCTCCGGCTGGCATTCCAGAGGGCCTTTGAAGATTCAGCAGATGACAAAGACGAACGGGAAACCCGTGACACGATAACTATGTCCTCCTAA